In Ipomoea triloba cultivar NCNSP0323 chromosome 15, ASM357664v1, one genomic interval encodes:
- the LOC116006038 gene encoding uncharacterized protein LOC116006038, translated as MASSATTRASFTFYLSQTQLPTPPKPKPHLSYPYSPLLPKPLSLSSISRHPKPPRSLDVSQEDKPISQQPISEQAVQEPSFSPETSQDSPTEAESLDKRRLEEKFAVLNTGIYECRSCGFKYDEAAGDPSYPIPPGLPFDRMPEDWRCPTCGAAKSFFQSKSVEIAGFAQNQQFGLGGNTLTSGQKAILIYGGLFLGFLFFLSGYFLQ; from the coding sequence ATGGCTTCATCAGCAACAACTAGAGCTTCCTTCACATTCTACCTCTCCCAGACCCAACTCCCCACTCCTCCAAAACCCAAACCCCACCTCTCCTACCCCTATTCTCCTCTCCTCCCAAAACCCCTCTCCCTTTCCTCCATTTCCAGACACCCAAAGCCTCCAAGATCCCTAGATGTCTCCCAAGAAGACAAGCCCATTTCCCAGCAGCCAATTTCAGAACAGGCTGTTCAAGAACCAAGCTTTTCTCCAGAAACCTCTCAAGATTCACCCACAGAGGCTGAGAGTTTGGATAAGAGGAGATTGGAGGAGAAATTTGCTGTGCTAAACACTGGGATTTATGAGTGCAGGTCCTGTGGGTTCAAATATGATGAGGCAGCTGGTGACCCTTCATATCCCATTCCTCCTGGGTTGCCCTTTGATAGGATGCCTGAGGATTGGAGGTGCCCTACTTGTGGGGCGGCCAAGAGTTTCTTCCAAAGCAAGAGCGTGGAGATTGCGGGTTTTGCCCAGAATCAGCAATTTGGATTGGGTGGTAATACTCTCACCTCTGGCCAGAAGGCTATCCTTATCTATGGTGGTTTGTTCTTGGGATTCTTGTTCTTCTTGTCTGGTTACTTTCTGCAATAG
- the LOC116005654 gene encoding receptor kinase-like protein Xa21 codes for MEKTLSLFSITFAIFLLMQSLMPTLALSSMTNITTDQFSLLSLKAHITSDPLKTLATNWSTRTSPCDWIGITCGSPHLRVTRINLSGLQLVGEVPEKLADMSFLVSINFQGNSFSGNLPGWFNRLPKLKYLDLQNNTFTGSLPSLLGNISTLEVLSLGGNFLHGVIPEEIGRLRRLKVFGVEDNRLTGTIPSAIFNIPTLQVIAFTANDLSGNLPPNMCDSFTSLVSLSLAQNKLYGEIPKGLSRCVHLQNLSLSYNNFQGQIPSGIGNLSKLENLALAGNLLRGAIPEEIGNLISLKTLRLEQNEQITGSIPLGIFNMSSLKYLNLGANRLVGTLPTNICHHLPGIEKVLLDYNLLHGSIPIMLDKCFALRTLNLGNNRFTGTITPAIFNISTLVGLSLAFNSIHGSLPSSMCYGVPNIQVIYLSENSFSGVLPESISNCSMLNRLDLGANEFSGPIPNSLGKLGYLTDLVLPLNNFRNEPSSSSELSLINSLANCKYLEVLDLSANPLQVVLPASIGNLSTSLQYLSIQSGELKGGIPEEIGNLSNLGVLLLSFNSLTGHVPKSLGNLHNIQRLSISKNNIIGEISSGFCQLHNLVELYMAMNQISGPLLDCFGNLTSLTRLSLGYNRLTFGLPASLWNLTHLLQLSLNSNFLNGSISNEVGSLSELVTLDLSYNQFSGGIPHTIGALQNLLNFSLSYNALQGTIPDSVGDILSLEILDLSYNNLTGSIPKSLEKLRNLKRFNVSFNDLSGEIPSGGCFANFTYQEFVSNGPLCGLPRFHVPPCKANQVHNSSKKRLLLVATVPSVVVITISVIVVVYLLVWYKRKNNPPNVVENPLSAIEVQRISYHEIFRATSGFSLNNLIGTGSIGSVYKGILNDGMMVAVKVFNQSDDGDKSFDVECQVLRNVRHRNLTKVITGCCGENFKALILEFMSNGSLEEWLYSENSLSIGQIFNIVIDVACALEYLHHGYSSSVVHCDLKPSNVLLDEEMVAHVGDFSITKLMGTEESFMHTKTLATLGYMAPEYGLKGIVSTRCDVYSYGIMLMEVFSKRKPTDEMFVEGVTLKSWIKDSLPNGVAQVVDTNLLGQQDENSSAVLECVSTLLELALNCAAESPDARPNFKDIVVTLKKIQGQYQKVFL; via the exons ATGGAGAAAACCTTATCTCTGTTTTCCATAACATTTGCTATCTTCTTGTTGATGCAATCTCTAATGCCCACCTTGGCCCTGTCCTCTATGACCAACATTACTACCGATCAATTTTCCCTTCTTTCTTTGAAAGCTCACATCACTTCCGACCCTCTCAAAACCTTGGCCACCAATTGGTCCACCCGCACCTCTCCCTGTGATTGGATTGGAATCACTTGCGGCTCTCCACATCTCCGGGTGACTCGCATCAATCTTTCAGGACTGCAACTTGTTGGTGAAGTTCCTGAGAAATTAGCAGACATGTCTTTCCTTGTTTCCATCAATTTTCAGGGGAATAGCTTCAGCGGAAATCTCCCGGGGTGGTTTAATCGCTTGCCTAAACTCAAATACCTCGATCTGCAAAACAACACTTTTACTGGTTCATTGCCGTCTTTACTGGGCAACATCTCGACTTTAGAAGTTTTGAGCCTAGGTGGCAACTTTCTTCACGGAGTGATTCCTGAAGAGATTGGAAGGCTTCGTAGGTTGAAGGTGTTTGGCGTTGAGGATAATCGGTTGACGGGTACAATACCGTCCGCTATTTTCAACATACCTACATTACAAGTAATTGCTTTTACAGCAAATGACTTGTCTGGTAATCTCCCTCCCAACATGTGCGATAGTTTTACATCACTTGTGTCCCTTTCTCTAGCTCAAAACAAGTTATATGGTGAAATCCCAAAAGGATTATCCAGATGTGTTCACCTCCAAAACTTGTCACTTTCTTACAACAATTTTCAAGGGCAGATACCAAGCGGAATTGGTAATTTAAGCAAGCTTGAAAATTTAGCTCTTGCTGGCAATCTTCTCAGAG GTGCAATACCAGAAGAGATCGGTAATCTCATAAGCTTGAAGACATTGAGATTAGAACAAAATGAACAAATAACCGGGTCCATACCTCTTGGCATATTCAACATGTCTTCCTTAAAATATCTTAATTTAGGGGCAAATAGGCTAGTTGGTACTCTTCCAACAAACATATGCCATCATCTTCCGGGAATTGAAAAAGTTCTTTTGGATTATAATTTGCTACATGGTTCAATCCCAATAATGCTTGATAAATGCTTTGCACTTCGCACTCTAAACCTGGGCAATAACCGTTTTACAG GTACAATAACACCAGCTATCTTCAATATCTCAACACTAGTCGGACTTAGTCTCGCCTTTAATTCTATTCATGGAAGCCTTCCTTCAAGCATGTGCTATGGTGTACCAAATATACAAGTAATATATTTGAGTGAGAATAGCTTCAGTGGAGTCCTACCTGAGTCTATATCAAATTGCTCTATGCTCAATCGTTTAGACCTTGGCGCTAATGAATTTAGCGGTCCCATTCCCAACTCTCTTGGAAAGCTCGGCTATCTTACAGATTTGGTCCTCCCtttaaataattttaggaaTGAACCTTCTTCTTCCTCAGAATTGAGTCTTATTAATTCCTTGGCAAACTGTAAATATTTGGAAGTGCTAGATTTGTCAGCTAATCCTTTGCAAGTTGTCCTTCCAGCTTCAATTGGAAATCTTTCAACTTCCCTTCAATACTTATCTATTCAAAGTGGTGAGCTGAAGGGTGGCATCCCAGAAGAAATTGGAAATTTGAGCAACTTGGGTGTGTTACTTTTATCATTCAACAGCCTAACCGGCCACGTGCCAAAATCATTGGGAAACCTACACAACATTCAAAGATTAAGCATTTCTAAAAACAATATCATTGGAGAGATTTCAAGTGGTTTTTGCCAACTACACAACTTGGTAGAATTATACATGGCGATGAATCAGATATCTGGTCCCCTATTGGATTGCTTTGGTAATTTGACTTCACTCACAAGGCTTTCACTAGGCTATAATCGATTAACGTTTGGATTACCCGCAAGCTTATGGAACCTAACACATCTGTTGCAGCTTAGCCTGAACTCCAATTTCTTGAATGGCTCTATTTCTAATGAAGTTGGAAGCTTAAGTGAGTTGGTAACTTTAGATCTATCGTATAATCAATTTTCAGGAGGTATCCCACACACAATTGGTGCCCTACAGAACTTGCTTAACTTTTCCTTAAGCTACAATGCACTGCAGGGTACTATTCCTGATTCAGTTGGTGACATTTTGAGCTTAGAAATCTTGGACTTGTCGTACAACAATCTCACAGGTTCAATCCCGAAATCTTTAGAAAAACTTAGAAATCTCAAGCGATTCAATGTTTCTTTTAATGATTTGAGTGGTGAAATTCCATCTGGGGGATGCTTTGCAAACTTCACTTATCAAGAGTTTGTGTCTAATGGACCATTATGTGGACTTCCAAGGTTTCATGTCCCACCTTGCAAGGCCAATCAAGTTcataattcaagcaagaaaagaCTGCTTCTAGTTGCAACTGTGCCATCAGTAGTGGTAATAACAATATCAGTCATTGTTGTTGTTTATCTATTGGTAtggtataaaagaaaaaataacccTCCAAATGTGGTGGAAAACCCTTTGTCTGCAATAGAAGTACAAAGGATTTCATACCATGAAATTTTTCGAGCCACCAGTGGATTCAGTCTTAACAACTTGATAGGTACTGGGAGTATTGGATCTGTTTATAAGGGCATTTTGAATGATGGGATGATGGTTGCAGTGAAGGTATTTAACCAATCAGATGATGGAGATAAGAGTTTTGATGTTGAGTGCCAAGTGTTGCGCAATGTTCGCCATCGAAATCTTACTAAGGTCATAACAGGTTGCTGTGGAGAGAACTTTAAAGCCTTGATCCTTGAGTTCATGTCAAATGGGAGTTTGGAGGAATGGTTATATTCAGAAAACTCGTTGAGCATTGGACAAATATTCAACATAGTGATTGACGTTGCATGTGCTTTAGAATATCTTCACCATGGTTATTCATCATCTGTAGTCCATTGCGATCTAAAGCCTAGCAATGTCCTATTAGATGAAGAAATGGTTGCCCATGTTGGTGATTTTAGTATAACAAAATTGATGGGCACAGAGGAAAGCTTTATGCATACTAAGACTTTAGCAACATTGGGTTACATGGCACCAg AGTATGGGTTAAAAGGGATTGTATCTACACGGTGTGATGTTTATAGTTATGGCATTATGTTGATGGAAgtcttttcaaaaagaaaacCTACTGACGAGATGTTCGTCGAAGGCGTAACCTTAAAGAGTTGGATAAAGGATTCACTACCTAATGGTGTAGCTCAAGTGGTAGATACCAATTTGTTGGGACAACAAGATGAAAACTCAAGTGCTGTGTTGGAGTGTGTATCCACTTTACTAGAATTGGCTTTAAATTGTGCAGCTGAATCTCCTGATGCAAGGCCAAACTTCAAAGACATTGTTGTAACATTGAAGAAGATCCAAGGGCAGTATCAAAAAGTTTTTCTTTGA
- the LOC116005653 gene encoding uncharacterized protein LOC116005653: protein MAGFLRYVSVQMVIADNGGAPFPPYRSQFFPSKFLNGYGYTSGVPFQFYSNGYGYSSGVPVSPLSRSQFYPNNQVWQEEEYSEEVELDVEEVKEDSENKALQKCCKFLADWFHRFYANLNHFKQFLADWFHQFYDNFDFKQFLCNLEHHMNRSTVFLEHSAEFMASLNRIMEEWNGMKANYRTHGAAKDSYHCYYYYDCNRDDLVSSRRPECCPCIRFRRRPNRRIGVEQKCCQCCKLCYPSRDEANNRTQKKTQKKTLGDSYHCYYYYYYYYHYDAYGRIHTRLYRGLPLWKCPCIEYRRRDSLRDPIHRVRLKEVMQKCCECCKLCNIPGRKKPHSTI, encoded by the exons ATGGCAGGTTTTCTTCGATACGTGAGTGTGCAGATGGTGATCGCCGACAACGGCGGCGCTCCTTTTCCTCCGTACCGTTCCCAATTTTTTCCCTCAAAATTTCTAAATGGTTATGGTTATACTTCCGGCGTTCCTTTCCAATTTTATTCAAATGGTTATGGTTATAGCAGCGGTGTTCCTGTGAGTCCTTTAAGCCGTTCCCAATTTTATCCGAATAACCAAGTCTGGCAGGAGGAGGAGTATAGCGAAGAAGTAGAATTAGATGTGGAGGAGGTGAAGGAAGATTCTGAAAATAAGGCTCTGCAGAAATGCTGTAAATTCCTGGCGGACTGGTTTCATCGATTCTATGCCAACCTTAACCACTTTAAACAATTCCTTGCCGACTGGTTTCATCAATTCTATGACAACTTTGACTTTAAACAATTCCTTTGCAACTTGGAACACCATATGAATAGATCTACTGTGTTCCTGGAGCATAGCGCTGAATTCATGGCCAGCTTGAACCG GATTATGGAAGAATGGAATGGTATGAAGGCAAATTATAGAACACATGGAGCGGCAAAAGATTCttatcattgttattattattatgattgtaATAGAGACGATCTTGTGAGTTCTCGTCGTCCCGAATGTTGTCCGTGCATTCGATTTCGAAGGCGTCCCAATCGACGAATAGGAGTGGAGCAGAAATGCTGCCAATGCTGCAAATTATGTTACCCCTCAAGAGATGAGGCGAATAATAGAACACAGAAGAAGACACAGAAGAAGACGCTAGGAGATTCttatcattgttattattattattattattattaccattatGATGCTTATGGCCGCATCCATACCCGCCTCTATCGTGGACTCCCTCTTTGGAAATGTCCGTGCATTGAATATCGAAGACGTGATTCTCTGAGGGATCCAATTCATCGAGTCCGGCTGAAAGAAGTGATGCAGAAATGCTGCGAATGCTGCAAATTATGTAATATCCCAGGAAGGAAAAAACCTCATTCAACAATTTAA
- the LOC116006450 gene encoding uncharacterized protein LOC116006450 has product MSIQEFYSSFETLWTEYTDIVYANVPSEGLVAVQNIHETSKRDQFLMKLRGEFETIRSNLMNRQLVPSMNICVGELLREEQRLTTLAVLEQKAQNSAPIPVAYVAQRRSNGGRDMTNVQCYSCKNFGHFANNCTKKFCNYCKKAGHIIKECSIRPPKKHETAYNVSVGPSSVSNAGQSTITPEMVQQMIVSALSAFGFSGSSVRENDREGA; this is encoded by the exons ATGTCAATCCAAGAGTTTTATTCTTCATTTGAAACTCTTTGGACTGAATACACTGATATTGTGTATGCAAATGTTCCTTCTGAAGGACTAGTTGCTGTACAAAATATCCATGAAACCAGCAAGCGTGATCAGTTTTTAATGAAGTTAAGGGGGGAGTTTGAAACAATCAGGTCTAACCTGATGAATAGACAGTTAGTTCCTTCAATGAATATTTGTGTAGGAGAGCTTCTCAGGGAAGAACAACGGCTCACTACACTGGCTGTCTTGGAGCAGAAAGCTCAAAATTCTGCTCCAATTCCTGTTGCCTACGTTGCCCAAAGGAGATCTAACGGAGGCAGAGATATGACTAATGTCCAGTGTTATAGTTGCAAGAATTTTGGTCACTTTGCCaataattgtactaaaaaattcTGCAATTATTGTAAGAAAGCAGGGCATATCATCAAAGAGTGTTCCATTCGGCCTCCAAAGAAACATGAAACTGCCTACAATGTCTCGGTTGGTCCCTCTAGTGTCTCCAATGCTGGTCAGTCTACGATTACCCCTGAAATGGTCCAACAAATGATAGTTTCTGCCCTATCAGCCTTTGGTTTTTCAG GATCAAGTGTCCGGGAAAATGATCGCGAAGGGGCCTAA
- the LOC116005652 gene encoding serine/threonine-protein kinase Nek1-like, translating to SDTATYSLYHFTEEKLCRWLVQLLMALDYLHMNHILHRDVKCSNIFLTKDQDIRLGDFGLAKMLSSDELASSIVGTPSYMCPELLADIPYGSKSDIWSLGCCIYEMAALKPAFKAFDMQALINKINKSIVAPLPTKYSGPFRGLIKSMLRKNPELRPSAAELLRHPHLQPHVINIHLKPNSPRRNSLPNYWPDNDIKKSRFTGPESVPYYREKRLSCGNDRTLNPSVSENDHDYSFSGQRYCDKPSRITALSTGSTEGGTITKKVTTKASNAVKNTKATLTKASPTPKRLASALKHNELVPTSRTLVKRSVSTTRRASLPLTTKAAARDLPHRPSLGV from the exons TCTGATACTGCTACTTATTCTTTATACCATTTCACTGAAGAG AAGCTGTGCAGGTGGCTTGTTCAACTTTTAATGGCTCTTGATTACTTACACATGAATCATATCCTTCATCGAGATGTCAAG tgttcaaatatttttctaacCAAAGACCAAGACATTCGTCTTG gtgattttggacTTGCCAAGATGTTGAGTTCTGATGAACTTGCTTCCTCT ATTGTTGGAACTCCCAGTTATATGTGTCCTGAGCTTCTTGCTGATATACCTTATGGCTCTAAATCAGACATATGGTCTCTAG GATGCTGTATATATGAAATGGCTGCACTGAAGCCTGCATTCAAGGCATTT GATATGCAAGCTCTAATCAACAAGATAAACAAGTCTATAGTGGCACCACTTCCTACAAAATATTCTGGTCCATT CCGAGGTCTTATCAAGAGCATGCTGCGGAAAAATCCAGAATTACGGCCTAGT GCTGCAGAGCTTCTTAGGCATCCACACCTTCAGCCTCATGTGATTAATATTCATCTTAAACCCAATAGCCCTCGGCGCAACAGTTTACCAAATTACTGGCCCGATAATGATATAAAAAAATCCAGATTTACAGGGCCAGAAAGTGTTCCTTATTATAGAGAGAAGAGGCTGTCATGCGGCAATGACAGGACTTTGAATCCCAGTGTTTCTGAAAATGatcatgactattcattttctGGTCAACGATATTGTGATAAGCCAAGTAGAATCACTGCATTGTCTACTGGAAGCACTGAAGGAGGAACCATCACGAAAAAAGTTACTACAAAGGCTTCGAATGCAGTCAAGAATACCAAAGCAACCCTGACAAAAGCTTCTCCTACTCCAAAGAGACTAGCATCGGCACTGAAACACAATGAGCTG GTTCCTACTTCAAGAACTTTGGTGAAGAGATCTGTTTCTACAACTCGTAGAGCGTCTTTGCCCTTGACCACCAAAGCTGCAGCTCGAGATTTACCTCACAGGCCCAGTCTTGGTGTCTGA